A window from Nycticebus coucang isolate mNycCou1 chromosome X, mNycCou1.pri, whole genome shotgun sequence encodes these proteins:
- the LOC128577549 gene encoding cullin-1-like, with product MFSTMSPNPQGLKQISLDQIWDDLRAGIQQVYTRQNMVKSRYIELYTHVYNYCTSVHESDQVQGAEVPPSKSQNEQTPGGAQFVGLELYKRLKEFLKNYLADLLKDGEDLMDESVLKFYTQQWEDYQFSSKVLNGICAYLSRHWVRRECNEGRKGIYEIYSLALVNWRDSLFRPLNKQVTNVILKLIEKERNGETINTRLISGVVQSYVELGLNEDNAFAKGPTLTVYKESFESQFLADTERFYTRESTEILQQNSVTEYMKKAEAHLLEEQRRVQVYLHESTQDELARKCEKVLIEKHLDIFHSEFQNLLDADKNEDLGCMYNLVSRIQDGLGELKKLLETHIYNQGLAAVEKCGEAALNDPKMYVQTVLDVHKKYHALVVSAFDNNAGFVAALDKACGRFINSNAVTKIAQSSSKSPELLAWYCDSLLKKSSKNPEEAELEDTLNQVMVVFKYIDDKDVFHKFYAKMLAKRLVHHNSVSDDAEAIMISKLKQACGFDYTSKLQRMFQDIGVSKDLNEQFKKHLTHSEPLDLDFSIQVLSSGSWPFQQSCTFALPSELERSYQRFTDFYASRHSGRKLTWLYQLSKGELVTNCFKNRYTLQASTLQMAILFQYNREDAYTVQQLADSTQIKMDILAQVLQILLKSKLLVLENENVDEVELKQESLIKLYLPYKNKKLRVNINVPMKTEQKQEQEMTHKNIEEDRKLLIQMAIVRIMKMRKVLKHQQLLGEVLTQLSSRFKPRVPMIKKCIDILIEKEYLERVDGEKDTYSYLA from the coding sequence ATGTTCTCAACCATGAGCCCGAACCCACAGGGCCTGAAACAGATCAGCCTGGACCAGATCTGGGATGACCTCAGAGCTGGCATACAGCAAGTGTACACCCGACAGAACATGGTGAAGTCCAGATACATTGAGCTCTACACCCATGTTTATAACTACTGTACTAGTGTACATGAGTCAGACCAAGTGCAAGGAGCTGAGGTCCCTCCCTCTAAATCCCAAAATGAGCAGACACCTGGAGGAGCTCAGTTTGTTGGCCTGGAATTGTACAAACGGCttaaggaatttttgaaaaattacttgGCAGATCTTCTCAAGGATGGAGAAGATTTGATGGACGAGAGTGTACTAAAGTTCTACACTCAACAGTGGGAAGATTATCAATTTTCAAGCAAAGTACTGAATGGGATTTGTGCCTACCTCAGTAGACATTGGGTTCGCCGTGAATGTAATGAAGGACGAAAAGGAATATATGAAATTTATTCCTTGGCATTGGTGAATTGGAGAGATTCTTTGTTCAGGCCATTGAATAAACAGGtaacaaatgttattttaaaactgattgaaaaggaaagaaatggtgaaaCCATCAATACAAGGCTGATTAGTGGAGTTGTACAGTCATATGTGGAATTGGGGCTGAATGAAGATAATGCATTTGCAAAGGGTCCTACATTAACAGTGTATAAAGAATCCTTTGAATCTCAATTTTTGGCTGACACAGAGAGATTTTATACCAGAGAGAGCACTGAAATCTTGCAGCAGAACTCAGTTACTGAATATATGAAAAAGGCAGAGGCTCATCTGCTTGAGGAACAACGAAGAGTTCAGGTTTATCTTCATGAAAGCACACAAGATGAATTAGCAAGAAAGTGTGAGAAAGTCCTCATTGAAAAACACCTGGACATTTTTCACtcagaatttcagaatttatTAGATGCTGACAAAAATGAAGACTTGGGGTGCATGTATAATCTTGTATCTAGAATCCAGGATGGCCTAGGAGAATTGAAAAAACTGCTGGAGACACACATTTATAATCAGGGTCTTGCAGCAGTTGAAAAGTGTGGAGAAGCTGCTTTAAATGACCCCAAAATGTATGTACAGACAGTGTTGGATGTTCACAAAAAATACCATGCCCTGGTAGTGTCTGCATTTGATAATAATGCTGGCTTTGTGGCTGCTCTTGATAAGGCTTGCGGGCGCTTCATAAACAGCAATGCAGTTACCAAGATAGCCCAGTCATCCAGCAAGTCCCCTGAGCTGCTAGCTTGGTACTGTGACTCCTTATTGAAAAAAAGTTCCAAGAACCCAGAAGAGGCAGAGCTGGAAGACACACTCAATCAAGTGATGGTTGTCTTCAAGTACATAGACGACAAGGACGTTTTTCATAAGTTTTATGCAAAGATGCTGGCCAAGAGGCTTGTACATCATAACAGCGTGAGTGATGATGCTGAAGCAATCATGATATCCAAATTGAAGCAAGCTTGTGGTTTTGACTATACCTCTAAACTTCAGCGGATGTTTCAAGACATTGGTGTAAGCAAAGATTTGAATGAGCAATTCAAAAAGCACCTGACACATTCAGAACCACTGGACTTGGACTTCAGTATTCAGGTTCTCAGCTCTGGATCTTGGCCCTTCCAGCAGTCCTGCACATTTGCCTTGCCATCAGAGCTGGAACGTAGTTACCAGCGGTTCACAGACTTCTATGCCAGTCGTCACAGCGGCAGAAAGCTGACCTGGTTGTATCAGTTGTCTAAAGGAGAGTTGGTAACTAATTGCTTCAAAAACAGATATACTTTGCAGGCATCTACATTGCAGATGGCAATCTTATTTCAGTACAACAGAGAAGATGCCTATACTGTGCAGCAGTTGGCTGACAGCACGCAAATtaaaatggacattttagcaCAAGTCCTGCAGATTTTATTGAAGTCAAAGTTATTGGTCTTGGAGAATGAAAATGTCGATGAGGTGGAACTGAAGCAAGAATccttaataaaattatatcttccttataaaaataagaaattaagggTTAACATCAATGTGCCAATGAAAACTGAACAGAAGCAGGAACAAGAAATGACACACAAAAATATTGAGGAAGACCGCAAACTACTGATTCAGATGGCCATCGTGAGGATCATGAAAATGCGGAAAGTTCTGAAACACCAGCAGTTACTTGGAGAAGTCCTCACTCAGCTGTCCTCCAGATTCAAACCGCGGGTCCCAATGATCAAGAAATGCATTGACATTCTAATTGAGAAAGAATATTTGGAGCGAGTGGATGGTGAAAAGGATACCTACAGCTACTTGGCTTAA